In Lolium perenne isolate Kyuss_39 chromosome 5, Kyuss_2.0, whole genome shotgun sequence, the sequence aaccatgtttactggggacgccatcaacttttcattgttgaatttcatgtgagttgctatgcatgttcgtcttgtctgaagtaagggcgatctacactgagttgaatggtttgagcatgcatattgttagagaagaacattgggccgctaactaaagccatgatccatggtggaagtttcagttttggacaaacatcctcaaatctctaatgagaaaagaattaattgttgttgaatgctcaagcattaaaagaggagtccattatctgttgtctatgttgtcccggtatggatgtctaagttgagaataatcaaaagcgagaaatccaaatgcgagctttctccttagacctttgtacaggcgacatagaggtacccctttgtgatacttggttaaagcatatgtattgcggtgataatccaggtagtccaagctaattaggacaaggtgcgggcactattggtacactatgcatgaggcttgcaacttataagatataatttacatgatgcatatgctttattactaccgttgacaaaattgtttcatgttttcaaaatcaaagctctagcacaaatatagcaatcgatgcttttcctctatggaggaccattcttttactttcaatgttgagtcagttcacctatttctctccacctcaagaagcaaacacttgtgtgaactgtgcattgattcctacatacttgcttattgcacttattatattactctatgttgacaatatccatgagatatacatgttataagttgaaagcaaccgctgaaacttaatcttcttttgtgttgcttcaatgcctttactttgaattattgctttatgagttaactcttatgcaagacttattgatgcttgtcttgaagtgctattcatgaaaggtctttgctttatgattcacttgtttactcatgtcatatacattgttttgatcgctgcattcactacatatgctttacaaatagtatgatcaagattatgatggcatgtcactccagaaattatctgtgttatcgttttaccttcgggacgagcataactaagcttggggatgctgatacgtctccaacgtatcgataatttcttatgttccatgccacattattgatgttatctacatgttttatgcacactttatgtcatattcgtgcattttctggaactaacctattaacacgatgccgaagtgccgattctttgtttctgctgtttttggtttcagaaatcctagtaaggaaatattctcggaattggacgaaatcaaagcccgggggcctatttttccacgaagcttccgtgaagtccgaagacgaaacgaagtggggccacggggtgcccaaaccctagggcggcgcggccccccttggccgcgccggcctgtggtgtggggccctgtgccccctctgacttgcccttccgcctacttaaagcctccgtgacgaaaaccccgatgcagggagccacgatacggaaaaccttccgagagacgccgccaacgccgatcccatctcggggatccagagatcgcctccggcaccctgccggagaggggaatcatctccccggaggactctacgccgccatggtcgcctccggtgtgatgtgtgagtagtctacccctggactatgggtccatagcggtagctagatggttgtcttctccccattgtgctatcattgtcggatcttgtgagctgcctaacatgatcaagatcatctatctgtaatactatatgttgcgtttgttgggatccgatgaatagagaatacttgttatgttgattatcaaagttatatctatgtgttgtttatgatcttgcatgctctccgttattagtagatgctctggccaagttgatgctagtaactccaagagggagtatttatgctcgatagtgggttcatgtctccgtgaatctggaggggtgacaagaacctctaaggttatggatgtgctgttgccactagggataaaacattagtgctatgttcaaggatgtagtcactagttacattacgcgcaatacttaatgcaattgtctgttgttagcaacttaatactggagggggttcggatgataacctgaaggtggactttttaggcatagatgcagttggatggcggtctatgtactttgtcgtaatgcccaattaaatctcactatactcatcatgatatgtatgtgcatggtcatgctctctttatttgtcaattgcccaactgtaatttgttcacccaacatgctgttcgtcttatgggagagacacctctagtgaactgtggaccccggtccaattctctttactgaaatacaatctactgcaatacttgttctactgttttctgcaaacaatcatcttccacacaatacagttaatcctttgttacagcaagccggtgagattgacaacctcagcacatttcgttggggcaaagtactttggttgtgttgtgcaggttccacgttggcgccggaatccctggtgttgcgccgcactacatctcgccgccatcaaccttcaacgtgcttcttgactcctactggttcgataaaccttggtttcttactgagggaaacttgctgctgtacgcatcacaccttccacttggggctcccaacgagcgtgtgctttacgcgtcatcacttctcttcgtgcttgacttcataattaagacaaagtttagggttaggggtagagatacatgatttttctggtttgaatatgtctagactttgtttatcaacttgagtgcttactatatcaagttgtgtctgagtcgagtcaatgttgagtcgttgagtcacctagtattattattatggtggtgtacttgtgttcatgtacttgtttcagacaggtattgttgttttggtgaaggagacatgcatcatccatttttggtggggttaattggttctagggttaattggttctatgccactcctcaattcacaagttgtgtttatgccattccaaaaactgaagttgtgtttatgccactctcaattctcaatacccccttctatgccattttcaacaatacaacatgaaaacggttcaataaatagtcgtatttcagtttatactttcgtattgaccaaaataaacctgtgttcagatttggagcgacttttgggtgtttcgggcacacaagaaatccaaaattttcaaattctggtgaaaattagaacttctcagaaaaatctaaattttttataggaaatcaaaaacactgaaacgagtatactattttaatttgagccatttatgtgcagatttgcataaaaaggctgacattttctgttctatctagaaattggtaaaattttgtccaaaaaatcaaacttcttcgaaaaatctgataattttacataatgtcaagaacactaatatgagtcatccaagtatttaagttaccttgttttttttgaattgtaattcatacccttcctcccaatttttatgcccatttgaatcttggtcaaatcctaagattgaccaagatttgaacaagtttaaaacatgaaaatgaaaaggtgagcatgaatccttcttagtcactctaaaatgagaagcttttgggagttttttgaaatttccatgtttgaaacccaaaaccacttctcttcatgcttgacttcataagacagagtttagggttggggctagatacatgatttgtctggtttgttgtttagaccttgtttatcaacttgaatgcttactatatgacataataatactatgtgctttgattttcattttttttgatttttttctgaatttttatgcccatttgatcttggtcaaatcataggtttaaccaatatttaaacaagtttataacatgaaaatgaaaaggtaagcatgcatccttcttagtcactccaaaatgaaagcttacatatactcttggaatactgttttgggtgatttgtcattcaaaaatttggtatcattcggatcggaggaagtatagttggagatgaatggcccaccaagtctctgcctcgaagtttgctctttgaccagataagtattactactcgcgaggtgccgaggagacggggaggccaaatttaaggactaacctttgctcttgccgtcttcctcagttcaccactttgtttacctcttggaatactacttcgccaccatgaccgggagcaagtctcgccacagaagggctcgtgcggctgtggcgaagctgagggaatcccagcaatgccgtccctgtgctgctgtcgaggtgccttctgcgcaagagtcttcaagggcgtcgcagcccgcgactgccaccttcaggcgatcctccgttcttgcgcatctttctatgtctttcacaacttatcatcccctccttttcttaccttctctcaatcgtatattcaggtcgggcggccttagttttcccgcagccctcctgcctgcggaaacatcttccacggagccaagttctcaaagcagcgaggtatagacattcgtgcaaattgggattcccattttctctttcttggtacttctctgggtacacttctgattttgtgctccatccccatctgatagaagccccgctacgagatcgggcccattttagaaatggttatgggcgatttctgcgtcgagacggcggacagaagcgccctcgccgatgagtgcatgagactttattctgagctcgccactgagaagatccggattcgcattctcgacgatatcgccatgaaatcgttcactgcgagtaatgagatccagcggcggagcctcggccaggcggagaccatggacaaactcgccggactgatcctgaacctcacggttaggacggacaaactagaggccgagctgtcacaggttaaggctctcaactccgagctgaagcgtcaagcaggctcaaggtagatcttgaccaggtcactgtgtaccactagctgcaatccttgatgactgctgtgtcacctggcttccgagtttctgaaggttaattttcgaaattttgttcgtaaaattggcctgtggaaatttaaacaaactagtactcttactttattatattagtacttgtgtcaatgtagtagttgtgtctgagtcgagtcaatgtttagtcgttgagtcacctagtattattattatggtggtgtacttgtgttcatgtacttgtttcagacatgtattgctgttttggtgaaggagacatgcatcacccatttttggtggggttaattggttctaggattaattggttctatgccactcctcagttcacaagttgtgtttatgccattccaaaaactgaagttgtgtttatgccactctcaattctcaatacccccttctatgccattttcaacaatacaacatgaaaacggttcaataaatagtcgtatttcagtttatactttcgtattgaacaaaataatcctgtgttcagatttggagcgacttttgggtgtttcgggcacacaagaaatccaaaattttcaaattacgcaaaaattagaacttctcaggaaaatctattttttataggaaatcaaaaacactgaaacgagtatactgttttaatttgagccacttatgtgcagatttgcataaaaagactgacattttttgttctgtctagaaattggtaaaattttgtccaaaaaaacaaacttcgaaaaatctgataattttacagaatgtcaagaacactaatatgagtctactattctaatatgagccatttctgggcacatatgatccattaaacataggtgcaaagtacggtccagattatccGAGAGTATGTACAAGCGTAGtacggagaagtcgttttgggtttcaaaca encodes:
- the LOC139831453 gene encoding uncharacterized protein encodes the protein MTGSKSRHRRARAAVAKLRESQQCRPCAAVEVPSAQESSRASQPATATFRRSSVLAHLSMSFTTYHPLLFLPSLNRIFRSGGLSFPAALLPAETSSTEPSSQSSEKPRYEIGPILEMVMGDFCVETADRSALADECMRLYSELATEKIRIRILDDIAMKSFTASNEIQRRSLGQAETMDKLAGLILNLTVRTDKLEAELSQVKALNSELKRQAGSR